One part of the Melopsittacus undulatus isolate bMelUnd1 chromosome 17, bMelUnd1.mat.Z, whole genome shotgun sequence genome encodes these proteins:
- the PLEKHH3 gene encoding pleckstrin homology domain-containing family H member 3 isoform X1 yields the protein MPFPGGLWWLLCCRQGFTLLRRDYGDADREADGEEEEEEASFELRTQGDQGSLEVSLSQPTRRSSGSERSLLVAEEMRSLIVEKGPEPVEDDPDALIKGWLQREVRGGVKTPWIRPRKYWFVLTPDSLDYYSSNEKGARRLGSLVLTSLCSVLWPDKQTFKETGYWSVTVFGRKHCYRLYTERLKEAVRWVCAVQKVIDSKAPVQTPTQLLMRDVEEHCGSPEVLEQIYRCNPILRYTSSPLYAPLLPFPYGSLDQSAPGPRSYTALRDEAVKLFNSLQQLESERDPVPLMQGILQTCLDLPPLVDEIYCQLVKQTTEPPAPGGQGDLHYWQLLTCMSCTFLPSPPVLRFLRFHLDRTESRFPASEMAEYACFIREALGKTKGRECVPSLEEILVLMRRQEMICTVHCPGAPACSVAISSHTTAQEVAQELVSRLGLSQSPNLFALYEQSRRREHPVGSTTLLADVLTRFENLAGEQREQDPPCRLCFKHYGFLDTDNVPRDSLEFALLFEQAHEMVLRGYVPTSEETLQTLAALRLQSLNSDFSTHAPFPRLEELFPPQVLHARLPRPRPPPKCRGARLRVGLLAGGLWGQALAKQRAERDQRLRGRLREEGASTMAAILEKWKLLQGMGRPEAMAAYVALVREWPGFGSTLFDVDVRGSPVGAAPQRLWLSIGAKAVSLYKPGEPEPLDTFCYGRISSFGASDSSTFRISLGDRDLLFETSQVEEIVQLLNTYLASAAARQPPLSLEPAPSPAAGPWQHQPPVGSFHSQPGARCGHAGCS from the exons ATGCCGTTCCCGGGCGGGCTGTGGTGGCTGCTGTGCTGCCGGCAGGGCTTCACGCTGCTGCGGCGGGACTACGGCGACGCGGACCGGGAGGCGGAcggcgaggaggaggaggaggaagcgtCCTTCGAGCTCCGCACGCAGGGAGACCAG GGGTCCCTGGAGGTGAGCCTGAGCCAGCCCACCCGCAGAAGCAGTGGCTCGGAGCG GTCCCTGCTTGTCGCGGAGGAGATGCGCAGCCTCATCGTGGAGAAGGGCCCAGAGCCAGTGGAGGATGATCCCGATGCCCTCATTAAAG GCTGGCTGCAGCGGGAGGTGCGGGGGGGGGTGAAGACTCCCTGGATCCGGCCTCGGAAGTACTGGTTCGTGCTGACGCCCGACTCCCTGGACTACTACAGCAGCAATGAGAAGGGGGCTCGGCGGCTGGGCTCCCTGGTGCTCACcagcctctgctctgtgctgtggccGGACAAGCAGACCTTCAAGGAGACGG GCTACTGGAGCGTGACGGTGTTCGGCAGGAAGCATTGCTACCGCCTGTACACGGAGcgcctgaaggaggctgtgcgCTGGGTGTGCGCGGTGCAGAAGGTCATCGACAGCAAAGCACCGGTGCAGACACCCACCCAGCTGCTGATGCGCGATGTTGAG GAGCACTGTGGCAGCCccgaggtgctggagcagatctACCGCTGCAACCCCATCCTGCGCTACACCAGCAGCCCCCTCTATGCTCCCCTGCTGCCCTTCCCCTACGGCAGCCTGGACCAAAGCG CCCCCGGCCCCCGCAGCTACACGGCGCTGCGTGATGAGGCCGTGAAGCTCTTCaactccctgcagcagctggagtcGGAGCGGGACCCGGTGCCGCTGATGCAGGGCATCCTGCAGACCTGCCTGGACCTGCCGCCGCTGGTGGACGAGATCTACTGCCAGCTGGTGAAGCAGACCACGGagccgccggcgccgggcgggcaGGGCGACCTGCACTACTGGCAGCTGCTCACCTGCATGAGCTGCACCTTCCTGCCCTCCCCGCCCGTCCTGCGCTTCCTGCGCTTCCACCTGGACAG GACAGAGAGCCGGTTCCCTGCCTCGGAGATGGCCGAGTACGCCTGCTTCATCCGGGAGGCGCTGGGGAAGACGAAGGGACGGGAGTGTGTGCCCTCGCTGGAGGAGATCCTGGTGCTGATGCGGCGGCAGGAGATGATCTGCACCGTGCACTGCCCCGGGGCTCCAGCCTGCAGCGTGGCCATCAGCTCCCACACCACGGCCCAGGAG GTGGCCCAGGAGCTGGTGTCGCGCCTGGGGCTGTCCCAGAGCCCCAATCTCTTTGCGCTCTATGAGCAGTCCCGGCGGAGGGAGCACCCCGTGGGCAGCACCACGCTGCTGGCTGACGTCCTCACCAGGTTTGAAAA cctggccggggagcagcgggagcaggacCCCCCGTGCCGGCTCTGCTTCAAACACTATGGCTTCCTGGACACGGACAACGTCCCGCGGGACAGCCTGGAGTTCGCTCTCCTCTTTGAGCAG GCACATGAGATGGTGCTGCGGGGCTATGTGCCCACGTCGGAGGAGACGCTGCAGACGTTGGCAGCTCTGCGCCTGCAGAGCCTCAACAGTGACTTCTCCACCCATGCTCCCTTCCCACGCCTGGAGGAGCTCTTCCCACCGCAGGTGCTCCATGCGCGgctgccccggccccggccgccccccAAGTGCCGTGGGGCTCGGCTGCGTGTGGGGCTCCTGGCCGGGGGGCTCTGGGGGCAGGCGCTGGCCAAGCAGCGTGCGGAGCGGGACCAGCGCCTGCGGGGCCGGCTGCGGGAGGAGGGAGCCAGCACCATGGCTGCCATCCTGGAGAAGtggaagctgctgcagggcatGGGCCGGCCCGAGGCCATGGCCGCGTACGTGGCACTGGTGCGCGAGTGGCCTGGCTTCGGCTCCACGCTCTTCGACGTAGACGTGCGTGGG AGCCCCGTGGGGGCAGCACCGCAGCGGCTCTGGCTCAGCATCGGTGCCAAAGCCGTCTCACTCTACAAGCCTGGGGAGCCTGAGCCCTTGGACACCTTCTGCTACGGCCGCATCTCCTCCTTCGGCGCCTCCGACAGCAGCACCTTCCGCATCTCCCTGGGGGACCGGGACCTGCTCTTCGAGACCTCCCAG GTGGAGGAGATCGTGCAGCTCCTCAACACCTACCTCGCCTCTGCGGCCGCCCGGCAGCCACCCCTATCCCTGGAgccagcccccagccctgcagccggGCCCTGGCAGCACCAGCCGCCGGTGGGCTCCTTCCATAGCCAGCCCGGTGCCCGGTGTGGCCACGCAGGCTGCTCGTGA
- the PLEKHH3 gene encoding pleckstrin homology domain-containing family H member 3 isoform X2 has protein sequence MPFPGGLWWLLCCRQGFTLLRRDYGDADREADGEEEEEEASFELRTQGDQGSLEVSLSQPTRRSSGSERSLLVAEEMRSLIVEKGPEPVEDDPDALIKGWLQREVRGGVKTPWIRPRKYWFVLTPDSLDYYSSNEKGARRLGSLVLTSLCSVLWPDKQTFKETGYWSVTVFGRKHCYRLYTERLKEAVRWVCAVQKVIDSKAPVQTPTQLLMRDVEEHCGSPEVLEQIYRCNPILRYTSSPLYAPLLPFPYGSLDQSAPGPRSYTALRDEAVKLFNSLQQLESERDPVPLMQGILQTCLDLPPLVDEIYCQLVKQTTEPPAPGGQGDLHYWQLLTCMSCTFLPSPPVLRFLRFHLDRTESRFPASEMAEYACFIREALGKTKGRECVPSLEEILVLMRRQEMICTVHCPGAPACSVAISSHTTAQEVAQELVSRLGLSQSPNLFALYEQSRRREHPVGSTTLLADVLTSLAGEQREQDPPCRLCFKHYGFLDTDNVPRDSLEFALLFEQAHEMVLRGYVPTSEETLQTLAALRLQSLNSDFSTHAPFPRLEELFPPQVLHARLPRPRPPPKCRGARLRVGLLAGGLWGQALAKQRAERDQRLRGRLREEGASTMAAILEKWKLLQGMGRPEAMAAYVALVREWPGFGSTLFDVDVRGSPVGAAPQRLWLSIGAKAVSLYKPGEPEPLDTFCYGRISSFGASDSSTFRISLGDRDLLFETSQVEEIVQLLNTYLASAAARQPPLSLEPAPSPAAGPWQHQPPVGSFHSQPGARCGHAGCS, from the exons ATGCCGTTCCCGGGCGGGCTGTGGTGGCTGCTGTGCTGCCGGCAGGGCTTCACGCTGCTGCGGCGGGACTACGGCGACGCGGACCGGGAGGCGGAcggcgaggaggaggaggaggaagcgtCCTTCGAGCTCCGCACGCAGGGAGACCAG GGGTCCCTGGAGGTGAGCCTGAGCCAGCCCACCCGCAGAAGCAGTGGCTCGGAGCG GTCCCTGCTTGTCGCGGAGGAGATGCGCAGCCTCATCGTGGAGAAGGGCCCAGAGCCAGTGGAGGATGATCCCGATGCCCTCATTAAAG GCTGGCTGCAGCGGGAGGTGCGGGGGGGGGTGAAGACTCCCTGGATCCGGCCTCGGAAGTACTGGTTCGTGCTGACGCCCGACTCCCTGGACTACTACAGCAGCAATGAGAAGGGGGCTCGGCGGCTGGGCTCCCTGGTGCTCACcagcctctgctctgtgctgtggccGGACAAGCAGACCTTCAAGGAGACGG GCTACTGGAGCGTGACGGTGTTCGGCAGGAAGCATTGCTACCGCCTGTACACGGAGcgcctgaaggaggctgtgcgCTGGGTGTGCGCGGTGCAGAAGGTCATCGACAGCAAAGCACCGGTGCAGACACCCACCCAGCTGCTGATGCGCGATGTTGAG GAGCACTGTGGCAGCCccgaggtgctggagcagatctACCGCTGCAACCCCATCCTGCGCTACACCAGCAGCCCCCTCTATGCTCCCCTGCTGCCCTTCCCCTACGGCAGCCTGGACCAAAGCG CCCCCGGCCCCCGCAGCTACACGGCGCTGCGTGATGAGGCCGTGAAGCTCTTCaactccctgcagcagctggagtcGGAGCGGGACCCGGTGCCGCTGATGCAGGGCATCCTGCAGACCTGCCTGGACCTGCCGCCGCTGGTGGACGAGATCTACTGCCAGCTGGTGAAGCAGACCACGGagccgccggcgccgggcgggcaGGGCGACCTGCACTACTGGCAGCTGCTCACCTGCATGAGCTGCACCTTCCTGCCCTCCCCGCCCGTCCTGCGCTTCCTGCGCTTCCACCTGGACAG GACAGAGAGCCGGTTCCCTGCCTCGGAGATGGCCGAGTACGCCTGCTTCATCCGGGAGGCGCTGGGGAAGACGAAGGGACGGGAGTGTGTGCCCTCGCTGGAGGAGATCCTGGTGCTGATGCGGCGGCAGGAGATGATCTGCACCGTGCACTGCCCCGGGGCTCCAGCCTGCAGCGTGGCCATCAGCTCCCACACCACGGCCCAGGAG GTGGCCCAGGAGCTGGTGTCGCGCCTGGGGCTGTCCCAGAGCCCCAATCTCTTTGCGCTCTATGAGCAGTCCCGGCGGAGGGAGCACCCCGTGGGCAGCACCACGCTGCTGGCTGACGTCCTCACCAG cctggccggggagcagcgggagcaggacCCCCCGTGCCGGCTCTGCTTCAAACACTATGGCTTCCTGGACACGGACAACGTCCCGCGGGACAGCCTGGAGTTCGCTCTCCTCTTTGAGCAG GCACATGAGATGGTGCTGCGGGGCTATGTGCCCACGTCGGAGGAGACGCTGCAGACGTTGGCAGCTCTGCGCCTGCAGAGCCTCAACAGTGACTTCTCCACCCATGCTCCCTTCCCACGCCTGGAGGAGCTCTTCCCACCGCAGGTGCTCCATGCGCGgctgccccggccccggccgccccccAAGTGCCGTGGGGCTCGGCTGCGTGTGGGGCTCCTGGCCGGGGGGCTCTGGGGGCAGGCGCTGGCCAAGCAGCGTGCGGAGCGGGACCAGCGCCTGCGGGGCCGGCTGCGGGAGGAGGGAGCCAGCACCATGGCTGCCATCCTGGAGAAGtggaagctgctgcagggcatGGGCCGGCCCGAGGCCATGGCCGCGTACGTGGCACTGGTGCGCGAGTGGCCTGGCTTCGGCTCCACGCTCTTCGACGTAGACGTGCGTGGG AGCCCCGTGGGGGCAGCACCGCAGCGGCTCTGGCTCAGCATCGGTGCCAAAGCCGTCTCACTCTACAAGCCTGGGGAGCCTGAGCCCTTGGACACCTTCTGCTACGGCCGCATCTCCTCCTTCGGCGCCTCCGACAGCAGCACCTTCCGCATCTCCCTGGGGGACCGGGACCTGCTCTTCGAGACCTCCCAG GTGGAGGAGATCGTGCAGCTCCTCAACACCTACCTCGCCTCTGCGGCCGCCCGGCAGCCACCCCTATCCCTGGAgccagcccccagccctgcagccggGCCCTGGCAGCACCAGCCGCCGGTGGGCTCCTTCCATAGCCAGCCCGGTGCCCGGTGTGGCCACGCAGGCTGCTCGTGA
- the CNTNAP1 gene encoding contactin-associated protein 1 has translation MSARRLLGLLLAACTGLLRPGPGCLARPCYDELVSPLYSWSLGASSRYNIFYSPTFARLHSTSGWSPDPRDKQPWLQIDLMQKHRINAVATQGTFNTYDWLTRYIVLYGDHPTSWKPFFQQGSNWTFFGNVNESGVVRHDLHYPILARYIRIIPVAWNPRGKIGLRLGLYGCPYRSHVLYFDGDDAISYRFRAKRISTMEDDISFNFKTLEQDGVLMHSEGAQGDYITVELKQAQLFLHISLGSSPVHASEGHTTVTVGSLLDDQHWHSLHIERYGRHVNLTLDGEVKRFRCHGTFDQLDLDTELFFGGVIDQDKQHLTYRQNFRGCVENIIFNGVNIAELARHRRPNIRFEGNVGHYCRDQLYNPITFAGINNYVRVPGIPRRNRLSVSFRFRSWDTAGLLLYTSFADRLGSLEVVLSEGQINVSIAQPGKKKLEFAAGHRLNDGFWHSVQLVARDGSAVVTIDDDDGAEFRVAHPFQLRTGSQYFFGGCPKPASVTGCRSNQTAFHGCLQMLNVDMQPVDMELLEQHRLGQYFNVFFNVCGITDRCTPNLCEHDSRCIQSWDDFMCICDLTGYKGETCHKSLYKESCDAYRVSGKTSGNYTIDPDGSGPLKPFTVYCDIREDRAWTIIRHNRHYATRVTGSSVDQPYLGIVEYWNASWAEVSALANASEYCEQRIELHCYSSRLLNTPSGLPYSFWMGRHDERHYYWGGSRPGIQRCACGLDKNCADPKYFCNCDADHALWRTDKGLLTFVDHLPVTQVVVGDTNRTGSEAQFLLGPLRCYGDRNTWNTISFNKGTALLFPTFQANHSLDISFYFKTTAQSGVFLENPGSRSYIRVELNTTRDVVFAYDIGNGDENLTVRSAVPWNDDEWHQVKAELNVKLARLRVDKVPWVVRQAPPQSFVRLDFDRPLYVGAAEHKMRPFLGCLRALRMNGVTLNLEGKANETEGVRVNCTGHCQDPPVPCQNSGLCVERYSHYSCNCSVSAFDGPFCNHDIGGYFEEGTWVRYNILPMSLYAAREFASIISSPWQPLPGYNLTSEEVSFSFSTTAAPAVLLYVSTFVKDYMAVLIKDDGSLQLRYQLGTSPYVFALTTKPVTDGRPHRVNITRLHRTLYTQVDYLPVMEQQFSLFVDSKLDSPKNLYLGRVMETGVIDPEIQRYNTPGFSGCLSGVKFNTLVPLKAIFHPTSVLKPYSIRGELVESNCASMLPLTTILIPPEMDPWYMDIDFPHVHDDGWIGIIIGFVIFLLLLLGGLLGLLYFYHHRYKGSYHTNEPKAIQDYGSAARPPPARKDQNLPQILEEPKGD, from the exons ATGAGCGCTCGCCGCCTCCTCGGACTCCTGCTCGCCGCCTGCACCGGCCTCCTGCGCCCCGGGCCCGGCTGCCTCGCAC GACCCTGCTACGATGAGCTCGTCTCTCCCCTGTACTCCTGGTCCCTCGGAGCCTCCTCCAGATACAACATCTTCTACTCGCCCACCTTTGCACGGCTGCACA GCACCAGCGGCTGGTCCCCTGACCCCCGGGACAAGCAACCCTGGCTCCAGATCGACCTGATGCAAAAGCACCGGATCAATGCAGTGGCCACGCAGGGGACCTTCAACACCTACGACTGGCTGACGCGCTACATCGTGCTCTATGGAGACCACCCCACCAGCTGGAAACCCTTCTTCCAGCAGGGCAGCAACTGG ACGTTCTTTGGGAACGTGAATGAGAGTGGGGTGGTGCGGCACGACCTGCACTACCCCATCCTCGCGCGCTACATCCGCATCATCCCAGTGGCCTGGAACCCACGCGGGAAGATTGGGCTGCGCTTGGGCCTCTACGGCTGCCCCTACC GGTCCCACGTGCTCTACTTTGATGGGGATGATGCCATCTCCTACCGCTTCCGGGCCAAGAGGATCAGCACCATGGAGGATGACATCTCCTTCAACTTCAAGACgctggagcaggatggggtGCTGATGCACAGTGAGGGTGCGCAGGGCGACTACATCACAGTGGAGCTCAAACAGGCTCAGCTCTTCCTGCACATCAGCTTAg GCAGCAGCCCGGTGCATGCCTCCGAGGGCCACACGACGGTGACGGTCGGCAGCCTCCTGGACGACCAGCACTGGCACTCACTGCACATCGAGCGCTACGGCCGCCACGTCAACCTCACGCTAGACGGGGAGGTCAAGCGCTTCCGCTGCCATGGCACCTTCGACCAGCTCGACCTCGACACGGAG CTCTTCTTTGGGGGCGTCATTGACCAGGACAAGCAGCACCTCACCTACCGGCAAAACTTCCGGGGCTGTGTGGAGAACATCATCTTCAATGGGGTCAACATTGCCGAGCTGGCCCGGCACCGGAGACCCAACATCCGCTTCGAG GGTAACGTGGGCCACTACTGCCGGGACCAGCTGTACAACCCCATCACCTTCGCCGGCATCAACAACTACGTGCGGGTGCCGGGGATCCCGCGGAGGAACCGCCTGTCCGTCAGCTTCCGCTTCCGCTCCTGGGACACCGCCGGGCTCCTGCTCTACACCAGCTTCGCCGACCGCCTGGGCTCCCTTGAGGTGGTGCTGAGCGAGGGGCAGATCAACGTCTCCATTGCCCAGCCCGGCAAGAAGAAGCTGGAGTTTGCCGCAG GGCATCGCCTGAACGACGGCTTCTGGCACTCGGTGCAGCTGGTGGCACGGGATGGATCAGCCGTGGTGACCATCGACGATGATGATGGGGCCGAGTTCCGGGTGGCGCATCCCTTCCAGCTCCGCACCGGCAGCCAGTACTTCTTTGGAG GCTGCCCCAAGCCGGCCTCGGTTACTGGCTGCCGCTCGAACCAGACGGCCTTCCACGGCTGCCTGCAGATGCTGAACGTGGACATGCAGCCCgtggacatggagctgctggagcagcaccgGCTGGGGCAGTACTTCAATGTGTTCTTCAACGTCTGTGGCATCACAGACAG GTGTACCCCCAACCTGTGCGAGCACGACAGCCGCTGCATCCAGTCCTGGGATGACTTCATGTGCATCTGCGACCTGACAGGGTACAAGGGAGAGACCTGCCACAAAT CCCTTTACAAGGAGTCGTGCGATGCTTACCGTGTCAGTGGGAAAACCTCAGGGAACTACACCATTGACCCGGATGGCAGCGGGCCGCTCAAGCCCTTCACCGTGTACTGCGACATCCGAG AGGACCGAGCATGGACCATCATCCGGCACAACCGGCACTACGCCACGCGGGTGACAGGCTCCAGCGTGGACCAGCCCTACCTGGGCATTGTGGAGTACTGGAACGCGTCCTGGGCCGAGGTCTCGGCACTGGCAAACGCCTCCGAGTACTGCGAGCAGCGCATCGAGCTCCACTGCTACAGCTCCCGCCTGCTCAACACCCCCT CCGGGCTGCCCTACAGCTTCTGGATGGGTCGTCACGACGAGCGGCACTACTACTGGGGGGGCTCCCGGCCGGGCATCCAGCGCTGCGCCTGTGGCCTGGACAAGAACTGCGCTGACCCCAAGTACTTCTGCAACTGTGATGCTGACCATGCGCTGTG GAGGACGGACAAGGGTCTGCTGACCTTCGTGGACCACCTGCCTGTCACACAGGTTGTGGTTGGGGACACCAACCGCACCGGCTCCGAAGCCCAGTTCCTGTTGGGACCCCTGCGGTGCTACGGAGACC gCAACACCTGGAACACCATCTCCTTCAACAAGGGCACAGCCCTGCTCTTCCCCACCTTCCAGGCCAACCACAGCCTCGACATCTCCTTCTACTTCAAGACCACCGCCCAGTCTGGCGTCTTCCTGGAGAATCCCGGCTCCCGGAGCTACATCCGCGTGGAGCTCAACA CCACCAGGGACGTGGTGTTTGCCTACGACATCGGCAACGGGGATGAGAACCTGACGGTGCGCTCGGCCGTGCCCTGGAATGACGACGAGTGGCACCAGGTGAAGGCTGAGCTCAACGTGAAGCTGGCGCGGCTGCGGGTGGACAAAGTGCCGTGGGTGGTGCGGCAGGCTCCGCCGCAGAGCTTCGTGCGCCTGGACTTTGACAGACCCCTCTATGTCG GTGCGGCGGAGCACAAGATGCGCCCGTTCCTGGGGTGCCTGCGGGCACTGCGGATGAATGGGGTGACGCTCAACTTGGAGGGCAAAGCCAACGAGACCGAGGGCGTGCGGGTCAACTGCACCGGGCACTGCCAGGACCCCCCCGTGCCCTGCCAGAACAGCGGGCTCTGCGTCGAGCGCTACAGCCACTACAGCTGCAACTGCAGCGTCTCTGCCTTCGATGGGCCCTTCTGCAACCACG ACATCGGTGGGTACTTCGAGGAGGGCACCTGGGTGCGGTACAACATCCTGCCCATGTCGCTGTACGCTGCCCGTGAGTTTGCCAGCATCATCAGCAGCCCCTGGCAGCCCCTGCCCGGCTACAACCTCACCAGCGAGGAGGTGAGCTTCAGCTTCAGCACCACCGCAGCACCCGCTGTGCTGCTCTATGTCAGCACCTTCGTCAAGGACTACATGGCCGTGCTCATCAAGGATGATG GGAGCCTGCAGCTGCGTTACCAGTTGGGCACCAGCCCCTACGTCTTCGCTCTCACCACCAAGCCAGTGACAGACGGGAGGCCCCATAGAGTGAACATCACCCGCCTGCACCGCACGCTGTACACGCAG gTGGATTATCTCCCGGTGATGGAGCAGCAGTTCTCCCTCTTCGTGGACAGCAAGCTGGACTCACCCAAAAACCTGTACCTGGGGCGCGTGATGG AGACCGGTGTGATCGACCCCGAGATCCAGCGCTACAACACACCCGGCTTCTCAGGCTGCCTCTCAGGAGTGAAGTTCAACACTCTCGTCCCCCTCAAAGCCATCTTCCACCCCACCAGTGTCCTGAAGCCCTACAGCATCCGTGGGGAGCTGGTGGAGTCCAACTGTGCCTCCATGCTCCCCCTTACCACCATCCTCATCCCTCCCGAGATGGACCCCTGGTACATGGACATAG atTTCCCCCACGTGCACGATGATGGATGGATTGGGATCATCATCGGGT TTGTGatcttcctgctcctgctgctcggggggctgctggggctgctgtaCTTCTACCACCACCGCTACAAGGGCTCCTACCACACCAACGAGCCCAAAGCCATCCAGGACTACGGCAGCGCTGCCAGGCCACCACCGGCACGCAAGGACCAGAACCTGCCCCAGATCCTGGAGGAGCCCAAAGGGGATTAG
- the CCR10 gene encoding C-C chemokine receptor type 10 codes for MQEQVTPSPVPMELTATTDFYPWEDGDSWEGGILPELCEKQAVQSFARTYQPAVYLLLSLLGTVGNGLVLLTHTRYRRAHSITDVCLLHLALSDLLLLLTLPFAVTDTLQGWSPGTATCKALQGLYALNFYSGFLFLTCISVDRYVAIVQVPAACRLRPRARRHGWLTAGLAWLLATLLALPQFIYGRAEQHQDLRLCRVVFPRAVSRAARGATNLVQVVLGFAVPFLVMVSCYAAVARTLLAARGAQPHRALRVLLALVLVFVALQLPHSLMVLLDAAELLASWEVSCAQSRRKDLALLVTGGLANLRCCLNPLLYAFLGQRFRHELWLLASDAGCVGPLDPRCPSCPSPRRRTSISTCPDVV; via the exons Atgcaggagcag GTGACCCCCAGCCCCGTCCCCATGGAGCTGACGGCCACCACCGACTTCTACCCATGGGAGGATGGGGACTCCTGGGAAGGTGGCATCCTGCCCGAGCTCTGTGAGAAGCAGGCGGTGCAGAGCTTTGCCCGCACCTACCAGCCTGCAGTCTAcctgctgctctcactgctGGGCACGGTGGGGAACGGGCTGGTGCTGCTCACGCACACCCGGTACCGCCGGGCACACAGCATCACCGACGTCTGCCTCCTGCACCTTGCCCTGTCcgacctcctgctgctcctgacaCTGCCCTTCGCTGTCACCGACACGCTGCAGGGCTGGTCCCCCGGCACAGCCACCTGCAAGGCCCTGCAGGGCCTCTATGCCCTCAACTTCTACAGCggcttcctcttcctcacctgCATCAGCGTGGACCGCTATGTGGCCATCGTGCAGGTGCCGGCTGCCTGCCGCCTGCGCCCGCGGGCTCGCCGCCACGGCTGGCTGACGGCAGGGCTGGCCTGGCTGCTGGCCACGCTGCTGGCACTGCCACAGTTCATCtatggcagagcagagcagcaccaggaccTCCGGCTCTGCCGCGTTGTCTTCCCCCGCGCAGTCTCGCGGGCGGCACGAGGGGCCACCAACCTGGTGCAGGTGGTGCTGGGCTTCGCGGTGCCCTTCCTCGTGATGGTGAGCTGCTATGCGGCCGTGGCGCGGACACTGCTGGCGGCCCGTGGTGCTCAGCCCCACCGCGCGCTGCGGGTGCTGCTGGCCCTCGTGCTGGTGTTCGTGGCcctgcagctgccccacagcctgatGGTGCTGCTGGATGCGGCCGAGCTGTTGGCCAGCTGGGAGGTGAGCTGTGCCCAGAGCCGCCGCAAGGACCTGGCGCTGCTGGTCACCGGTGGGCTGGCAAACCTGCGCTGCTGCCTCAACCCCCTGCTCTATGCCTTCCTGGGCCAGCGCTTCCGCCatgagctgtggctgctggccAGTGATGCCGGCTGCGTGGGGCCCCTTGACCCACGCTGCCCCAGCTGTCCCAGTCCCCGCCGGCGCACGTCGATCTCCACATGCCCTGATGTGGTGTAG